Within Pseudomonas brassicacearum, the genomic segment TTTACCATGGCCCAGAACATTCGCGAAGCGGTGGAACGATTGCCGCCCGTCCGCGAAGGTGAGGCTCCCATGACAGTCAGCATCGGCATCGCCACTTGGGCCCAAGGGCCGTATGGCGACCTCGAACAACTCATGTTCGCTGCCGACAAGGCGCTGTACCAGGCCAAGGCCAGTGGGCGCAATCGTGTGGTTTGTGCGATGTGACGGTCCCCCTGTGGCTGTTCACTTAGTGTGTATATCCGTTGCTGCGGTAACGGCCACTGGCGGTTCCGCTCTTACAGCGGGTCACTTTCGAAAATCCGAAAGCCGGCCCAGGCGAAAGTAACCGAAGCGCTTCTGCCCCACCACTCGGTGCCTCGCCTAGGCTCGGCATGCCTGATAGCCGACCTGGCTCTCCTGGTCGTACACCTGTCAGATCTGTGGGAGCAAAGCTTGCTCGCGAAGGCGGTGTCACAGTCGATGAAAGTGTTGAATGTACTGACCTCTTCGCGAGCAAGCCCGCTCCCACAGTAGTTCTGTGTTGGGCATAAGTTTTGGTTCACTGAAGATTTAAATGTGGGAGCGAGCCTGCTCGCGAAGGCGGTGTGTCAGCTTGCGGTGATGTTGGATGTGCTGGCCTCTTCGCGAGCAAGCTTTGCTCCCACAGTAGTTCTGTGGTGGACATAAGTTTTGGTTCACTGAAGATTTGAATGTGGGAGCGAGCCTGCTCGCGCGGAAACATAAGCAGCCGTTACCGCAGCAATGGATATACACACCAAAAAAGCGCCCATAAAAAAAGGCCACCCAAAGGCAGCCTTCAAAAACTAGAGAGGTTTTTTTGCTTACACGGCCGCAACAGGACGCATGTAAGAGATTGGTGCAGTGCTGGCATCTTCGAACGTCACGACTTCCCAAGCATCTTTCTGCTCAATCAACTTGCGCAGCAGCTGGTTGTTCAGTGCGTGGCCGGACTTGAAGCCCTTGAACTCACCAATCAGGCTATTGCCCAGCAGGTAGAGGTCGCCGATTGCATCGAGGATCTTGTGTTTGACGAATTCGTCTTCATAGCGAAGGCCGTCTTCGTTCAATACACCATCGGAATCGACCACGATCGCGTTTTCAACACTGCCGCCGAGTGCGAGGTTGTGCTTGCGCAGGTACTCGATGTCACTCATGAAACCAAAGGTACGGGCGCGGCTGACTTCTTTTACGAACGAAGTGCTGGAAAAATCCACGCTTGCACTCTGGGTGCGGTCACGGAAAACCGGGTGATCGAAATCGATCTCGAAGCTCACCTTGAAACCTTCGAAAGGGACGAAAGTGGCGCGCTTGTCGCCGTCTTCCACTGTCACTTCCCGCAGGATGCGGATGAACTTCTTGGCGGCGTCCTGCTCTTCCAGGCCAGCCGATTGAATCAGGAATACGAAGGGTCCGGCACTGCCATCCATGATCGGGACTTCGGACGCGGAGAGCTCGACGTAGGCGTTATCGATGCCCAGGCCAGCCATGGCCGAGAGCAAATGCTCCACCGTGTCCACTTTGGTGTCACCGTTGACCAGTGTGGTCGACATAGTGGTTTCACCAACGTTTTCCGCGCGAGCAGGAATCTGCACCACAGGGTCGAGGTCGGCACGACAAAACACAATGCCGGTATCGATAGGCGCGGGCTTGAGGGTCAGGTAGACCTTCTCGCCGGAGTGCAAGCCGACACCTGTGGCACGGATAATATTCTTCAGGGTGCGTTGTTTAATCATGGCATGGGCCGCTTCAGCGCAAATTGCGAACTGGTATCAACAAAGGCTGGCGATGATAGCAGACCAGACCTTTGCTGAACACCAATCACCCGTATCCCCCTGATACATTTCATCAATCGGCCTGACGACGCAGGAAAGCCGGGATGTCCAGGTAATCCAGATCGTCTTGCGGATTCATCTTCGCGGCAGTCGCAGTACCGGCCTGGGCCTGGTTGCGCATGACGGTCGGACGGTCCAGGTCACGGTAGTTCACCGCAGGCGCTTCCTGGCGCGAAGCCGCTTGTTGTTGCGGTTGCGCAGCCATGGAAGTGTGAACGGTATTGTCGATGACCTTCACAGGCTTCTCGATTTTCGCGCCCAGCCCCGTGGCAACCACGGTCACGTGCAACTCGTCGCGCATGTCCGGATCGATAACGGTACCGACCTTGACCATCGCGTGCTCGGAAGCGAAGGCTTCGATGATGCTACCCACGTCGGAGTACTCACCCAGGGACAGGTCAGGACCGGCGGTGATGTTCACCAGGATGCCGCGTGCACCTTGCAGGTTCACGTCTTCGAGCAACGGGTTGCGGATGGCCGCTTCGGTGGCCTCGCGTGCACGGTTCGGACCGCTGGCGCAGCCAGTACCCATCATCGCCATGCCCATTTCGCTCATGACAGTCCGTACGTCGGCAAAGTCGACGTTGATCATGCCCGGACGCTTGATGATGTCGGAGATACCGCGAACGGCACCGGCCAGTACGTCATCGGCCTTGGCGAAAGCCGACAGCAGGCTTGCGTCTTTACCGAGGATGGTCAGCAGCTTCTCGTTAGGGATGGTGATCAACGAGTCGACGCTTTCAGACAGCAGACGGATACCTTCGTCGGCGATCTGCATGCGCTTGCGACCTTCGAAAGGGAACGGACGAGTCACCACCGCAACGGTGAGGATCCCCATTTCCTTGGCCACTTCGGCAATGATTGGCGCCGCACCGGTACCGGTACCGCCGCCCATGCCCGTGGTGATGAACACCATGTTGGTGCCTTGCAGGACTTCAGCGATGCGCTCACGGTCTTCGAGAGCGGCCTGACGACCGACTTCAGGGTTGGCGCCGGCGCCCAGGCCTTTGGTCACGCCAGTACCCAATTGCAGGATGGTCCGCGCGCCGATGGATTTCAGCGCCTGGGCATCAGTGTTGGCGCAGATGAACTCAACGCCTTCAATGTTGCTCTTGACCATGTGGTTGACAGCGTTGCCGCCGCCACCGCCGACACCGATTACTTTGATAACCGGGCTAGCGGGGATGTTGTCTACGAGTTCGAACATTTTCCCTCTCCTTTCATTCTCTAGTTTTTTCGCCTACTGCGTTTGCTGCGTCTTCCAGCGCCAAGCCTGAAACTTGCCGCTTGAAGCTTTGGAACTTAAAAGTTGCCTTTGACCCAGGCCTGGAGCCGCTCGAACAGCGGTGCCTTCGGCTCTTCGCTGCTGTAGCTGTCGCGGCTGCCGATGCCTGAGAACGAAATCCCGTCGGACTGTTTCTGCAAGCCATACATCAACAGGCCCACGCCGGTGGAATAGATCGGGTTGCGGACCACGTCATCCAGGCCCTTGACGCCATGGGGCACGCCCAGGCGCACCGGCATGTGGAAAATCTCTTCGGCCAGCTCGACCGCGCCTTCCATCTTCGACGTACCGCCGGTCAGCACGATGCCGGCCGGGATCAGGTCTTCGTAGCCACTGCGCCGCAGTTCGGCCTGGATCAGCGTGAACAGCTCGTCGTAACGCGGCTCGACCACTTCGGCCAGGGCCTGGCGCGACAGCTCGCGCGGTGGACGGTCGCCAACGCTTGGCACCTTGATGGTTTCGCCGGCACCGGCCAGCTTCGCCAGGGCGCAGGCGTAACGGATCTTGATCTCCTCGGCGTACTGGGTCGGGGTGCGCAACGCCATGGCGATGTCGTTGGTCACCTGGTCACCGGCGATCGGGATCACCGCCGTATGGCGAATGGCGCCTTCGGTGAAGATCGCGATGTCGGTGGTGCCGCCGCCGATGTCCACCAGGCACACGCCCAGTTCTTTCTCGTCGTCGGTCAGCACGGAGTAGGCCGAGGCCAACTGCTCGAGGATGATGTCGTCGATTTCCAGGCCGCAGCGGCGCACGCATTTCTCGATGTTCTGCGCAGCGTTCACCGCACAGGTCACCACGTGGACCTTGGCTTCCAGGCGCACGCCGGACATGCCCAGGGGCTCACGCACGCCCTCCTGGTTATCGATGACGTAATCCTGCGGCAGGGTGTGCAGCACCCGCTGGTCCGCCGGGATCGCCACGGCCTGGGCCGCGTCGAGTACGCGCTCAAGGTCGGCGGAGCTGACTTCGCGATCACGAATCGCCACGATGCCGTGGGAGTTCAGGCTGCGGATGTGATTGCCCGCCACGCCGACGAACGCCGAGTGGATCCGGCAACCGGCCATCAGTTGCGCCTCTTCGATGGCGCGCTGGATCGATTGCACGGTGGACTCGATGTTCACCACCACGCCTTTTTTCAAGCCACGGGACGGGTGTGTACCGATCCCGACGATGACCAGCGTGCCGTCGTCCGCGACTTCGCCTACCAGCGCCACCACCTTGGAAGTGCCGATATCCAGACCGACGATCATTTTCCCGCTTTGCACGTTTGCCATGGGTCCTGCCTCTTCTTAATTCTTCGCGACGGCGGGTTCGGCCGTCGTGGGCGCTACAGGTTCCCGCCAGCCAACAGCCAGGCCGTTGGCGTAGCGCAGATCGATGCGCGCAATGTTCGTAATCTGTTCTTTAAGCGTCTTGTCATAGATGGCGATGAAGCGGCGCATCTTTTCCACCAGGTTGCCGCGCCCGAGCAACAGCTCGATGCCCGGCCCCGAGCTGCCTGCGCCCGTGGTCAGGAACCAGCTGCCGCGCTCACGCAATTCCAGGCGTGCGATGGAGAAGCCCAGTGGCCGCAACATCTGGCTCAACACCTGGTACTGCTGCATCACTTTCTGCTGGGCCCGCAGTGGGCCGAACAGTTGTGGCAAATGTTCATAGTTGGCCAGTTCCCGCGGCGTAAACGCCTGGCCCTGGTTGTTCAACAACGACTCGTCGCCCCAACGGGCCACCGGCAATTGTTCTTCCAGGCGGATCGACACCTGGTCAGGCCACACCCGCCGGACTTCGGCATGGGCGATCCACGGCATCTGCTCCAGTTCCTTGCGCATGCCCGCCAGGTCGATGGTGAAGAAACTCGACGCGACAAACGGAGCGATCCGTTGCTGCACGGCCTGCTGGCTGATGTAGCTCAGGTCGCCCTGGACGTTGATCCGGGCGATTGGACGGTCGGCATAAGGCAGCAACCGTTGCGCGCCTTCATACGTACCGAACCCCAACGCCACCAGCAGCACCGGCCAGAACAAGCTCTTGAGAAAACCAAAATTGGCTTTCGGCAAACGCGCCGACATCGGCTCTTTGGCCACCATTCGGCTGGCACCCCGCGGCACCGGCTTGCGACCGGGTGCGGATGGCTGATGACGAAGCGATGCGCCTTGCATGGCTTAACCTCTTGGCTCTTGCTGGCCGACACTGGCGGCCAGGATCGACAGCACCAGTTGCTGGAAATCCAGACCGGCGGCGCGGGCCGCCATCGGCACCAGGCTGTGATCGGTCATGCCCGGCGCGGTGTTGACTTCCAGGAACCAGAACTGCCCCTCGGCGTCCTGCATCACGTCCGCCCTGCCCCAACCGGCGATACCCAGTGCCTCACAGGCCTTGGCCGTGAGGTCCATCAGTTCTTTTTCCTTGGCGGCGTCCAGCCCGCAGGGAACGCGGTACTGGGTATCGTTGGCAACGTACTTGGCGTCGTAGTCGTAGAACGTGTGGGGCGTGCCCAACGCAATCGGGGGCAACACCTGGTCACGCAGGGTGGCGATGGTGAACTCGGGACCGGTGATCCATTGTTCGACCAACACTTGCGAATCGTAGGAACTGGCGTCTTTCCATGCCGCGGTCAACTCAGGCAGCGAATTCACTTTCGCCATGCCGATACTTGAACCTTCATGGGCCGGTTTGACGATCAAAGGGAAGCCCAGTTCCGTGGCCGCCGAAATACAATCGGCCTCGCACGCCAACACGGCGTGACGCGGCGTGGGAATGCCGAGGCTGTGCCAGACCTGCTTGGTGCGCAGCTTGTCCATCGCCAGGGCGGAAGCCAGGATGCCGCTGCCGGTGTAGGGAATGCCCAGGCACTCGAGCAGGCCTTGCATGCTGCCGTCTTCGCCACCGCGACCGTGCAGGATGATGAACGCGCGGTCGATTTTTTCGCTCAGCAGACGCTGCAGGAAATCGTCGCCCACATCGATGCCGAAGGCGTCGACACCGGCGCTTTGCAAGGCTTGCAGCACGGCGTTGCCGGACTTGAGGGACACCTCGCGCTCGGCGCTCTTGCCGCCGAACAGCACGGCAACGCGGCCGAAGGCTTTCGGATCAAGGGTCGAAACCAGGTTGGCGTAGGCAGCAGTCATTTCACTTTCCCCTCGCTGGCGGCCACGATGGCACCGGCGAATAACGGACTGTTCAACAGTTTCGGGGCCAGGCCACCGATGTCACCGGCACCCTGGCACAGCAGGATGTCACCGGCGCGCAGCAGCGGTTTGACCAGCGGCGCGAGGTCCACGCCGCGTTCGATGTAGATCGGGTCCAACTGGCCGCGCTGGCGAATGCTGTGGCACAGCTGGCGGCTGTCGGCCCCCGGGATGGGTTCTTCACCGGCCGGGTAGACTTCCATCAACAACAGCACGTTGGCGTCGGCCAATACCTGGACGAAATCGTCGTACAGGTCGCGGGTGCGGCTGTAGCGGTGCGGCTGGTAGACCATCACCAGGCGGCGTTCCGGCCAGCCACCGCGCACGGCCTTGATCACCGCCGCGACTTCGGTCGGGTGGTGGCCGTAGTCGTCCACCAGCATCACGTTGCCGCCGTCCACCGGCAGTTCGCCGTAGACCTGGAAGCGTCGGCCCACGCCCTGGAACCCGGACAGGCCCTGGACGATGGCTTCATCGCTGACGCCTTCGTCAGTGGCGATGCAAATGGTGGCCAAGGCATTGAGCACGTTGTGGTTGCCAGGCATGTTCACCGACACGTCCAGCGGTTCGCGATCCGGACGCAGCACGGTGAAGAACGTCTGCATGCCCTGCTGGCGCACGTTGATGGCGCGCACGTCGGCTTCTTCGCCGAAACCGTAGGTCACGGTCGGCCGCTTGATCAGTGGCAGGATTTCACGCACCACCGGGTCGTCCAGGCACACCACCGCCAGACCGTAGAACGGCAGGTTGTGCAGAAACTCGACGAAGGTTTTCTTCAGTTTGTTGAAGTCACCGTCGTAGGTGGCCATGTGGTCGGCGTCGATGTTGGTAACCACGGCCACCAGCGGTTGCAGGTGCAGGAAACTCGCGTCGCTTTCATCGGCTTCGGCGATCAGGTAGCGGCTGGTGCCCAGCTGGGCATTGGTGCCCGCCGCATTCAGGCGCCCACCGATCACGAAGGTCGGGTCCAGGCCACCGGCCGCGAACACCGAGGCGATCAGGCTGGTGGTGGTGGTTTTGCCGTGGGTACCGGCGACGGCAATGCCGTGGCGATAGCGCATCAGCTCGGCGAGCATCTCAGCCCGAGGCACCACGGGAATGCGGCGTTCCAGGGCGGTGGCGACTTCCGGGTTGGAGGTGTTCACGGCACTGGAAACCACCAGCACGTCGGCATTGGCGGCGTTCTCGGCGCGGTGGCCGATAAAGATGTGAGCGCCGAAGGACTCCAGGCGCTCGGTCACCGGGGAAGCTTTCAGGTCGGAACCGGAGACTTCATAGCCCAGGTTCAGCAGTACTTCAGCGATCCCGCACATGCCCACGCCGCCGATACCGACGAAGTGGATACGGCGGATACGGCGCATTTCAGGTTGCGGCATGGCTTTGCGATTCTCAACCATGGGCCACCTCCAGGCAGGTATCGACCACTCGGGCCGTGGCATCGGGTTTGGCCAGGCGGCGGGCGGCGCGGGCCATGTCTTCAAGTCGTTGCGGCTGCATCAAAACCTCTGTCAGGCGGGCGGCAAGATCCGCGGCGCCAGTCGTTCTTTGCGGCATCAGGAAGGCAGCGCCTTCACGGGCCAAATAATCGGCGTTACGGGTCTGGTGATCGTCGATGGCGTGGGGCAAAGGCACCAGCATCGAGGGCAGACCGGCGGCAGCCAGTTCACTGATGGTCAGCGCGCCTGCGCGGCAGACCACCAGGTCGGCCCAGCCATAGGCTTGGGCCATGTCTTTGATGAAAGGCTGCACTTGCGCCTCCACGCCAACGGCGCGATAGCGCTCGGCGGTCACTTCATCGTGGTTTTTGCCAGCCTGGTGAAACACTTCCGGGCGCAGTTCGGGTGCGACCTGCGACAGCGCTTCGGGCAGCAGTTTGTTCAACGGTTCTGCCCCCAGGCTTCCACCCAGGACCAGCAAACGTGCCTTGCGTCCGGCCAGGGCCGGGCGTGGTGTATCGAGAAACAGCTCGGTACGCACCGGATTACCGGTGGTGCGGCGGCTGCTCGACAGGGTAAAGGTGTCGGGAAAGGCTTCACAGACCCGGGCGGCCAACGGCACCAGTAACCGATTGGCGGTACCGGCCACGGCGTTCTGCTCGTGGACGATCACCGGCACACCGGCCAATTTCGCCGCAACTCCGCCAGGGCCGGTCACATAACCGCCAAACCCGACCACGCACACCGGCCGCAACCGACGGATGATCGCCCGCGCCTGCCAGATCGACTTGAGCAGCATCAGCGGCGCCTTGAGCAACGACAACTTGCCCTTGCCCCGCAGGCCGCTGGCGTCGATCCGATGCAGCTCAAGGCCGGCAGCTGGTACCAGTTCGTTCTCGATGCCCCGCGGCGTACCCAGCCAGTGCACGGTGTAGCCGCGCGACTGGAATTCCCGGGCACAGGCCAGCGCCGGGAACACATGCCCGCCGGTACCGCCCGCCATGATCAGCACGTTAGCGCCCATGAGTCGGCTCCTCGGCGAAGTCGCTCTCCTGGAACTCCATCTCCTCGCTGCCCAGATGGGTTCGACTCTCCCATTCGATGCGCAGCAACAGGCCCAGACAGGCGCAGCAAATCACCAGGGAGCTGCCGCCATAACTGAGGAACGGCAGCGTCAGGCCCTTGGTCGGCAACAGGCCGACGTTCACGCCGATGTTGATCAGGAACTGACCGATCCACAGGAACGACAAGCCATACGCCACGTAGGCGGCAAAAAACTGCTTGGCCTTCTCGGCCCACAAACCGATGTACATGCCGCGCACGCAGACGAACACGAACAGGGCAACGGTGCACAAGGAGCCGACCACGCCGAGCTCTTCGGCCAATACCGAGAACACAAAGTCGGTGTGGGCTTCGGGCAGGTAGAACTGCTTCTGCACGCTGTTGCCCAGGCCCACGCCCAGCCATTCGCCGCGACCGAAGGCGATCAGTGCCTGGGTCAATTGATAGCCGGAACCAAACTGGTCGGCCCACGGGTCGGTGAAGGTGATCAGGCGCGCCA encodes:
- the ftsZ gene encoding cell division protein FtsZ, with the translated sequence MFELVDNIPASPVIKVIGVGGGGGNAVNHMVKSNIEGVEFICANTDAQALKSIGARTILQLGTGVTKGLGAGANPEVGRQAALEDRERIAEVLQGTNMVFITTGMGGGTGTGAAPIIAEVAKEMGILTVAVVTRPFPFEGRKRMQIADEGIRLLSESVDSLITIPNEKLLTILGKDASLLSAFAKADDVLAGAVRGISDIIKRPGMINVDFADVRTVMSEMGMAMMGTGCASGPNRAREATEAAIRNPLLEDVNLQGARGILVNITAGPDLSLGEYSDVGSIIEAFASEHAMVKVGTVIDPDMRDELHVTVVATGLGAKIEKPVKVIDNTVHTSMAAQPQQQAASRQEAPAVNYRDLDRPTVMRNQAQAGTATAAKMNPQDDLDYLDIPAFLRRQAD
- the murC gene encoding UDP-N-acetylmuramate--L-alanine ligase, yielding MVENRKAMPQPEMRRIRRIHFVGIGGVGMCGIAEVLLNLGYEVSGSDLKASPVTERLESFGAHIFIGHRAENAANADVLVVSSAVNTSNPEVATALERRIPVVPRAEMLAELMRYRHGIAVAGTHGKTTTTSLIASVFAAGGLDPTFVIGGRLNAAGTNAQLGTSRYLIAEADESDASFLHLQPLVAVVTNIDADHMATYDGDFNKLKKTFVEFLHNLPFYGLAVVCLDDPVVREILPLIKRPTVTYGFGEEADVRAINVRQQGMQTFFTVLRPDREPLDVSVNMPGNHNVLNALATICIATDEGVSDEAIVQGLSGFQGVGRRFQVYGELPVDGGNVMLVDDYGHHPTEVAAVIKAVRGGWPERRLVMVYQPHRYSRTRDLYDDFVQVLADANVLLLMEVYPAGEEPIPGADSRQLCHSIRQRGQLDPIYIERGVDLAPLVKPLLRAGDILLCQGAGDIGGLAPKLLNSPLFAGAIVAASEGKVK
- a CDS encoding cell division protein FtsQ/DivIB, producing the protein MQGASLRHQPSAPGRKPVPRGASRMVAKEPMSARLPKANFGFLKSLFWPVLLVALGFGTYEGAQRLLPYADRPIARINVQGDLSYISQQAVQQRIAPFVASSFFTIDLAGMRKELEQMPWIAHAEVRRVWPDQVSIRLEEQLPVARWGDESLLNNQGQAFTPRELANYEHLPQLFGPLRAQQKVMQQYQVLSQMLRPLGFSIARLELRERGSWFLTTGAGSSGPGIELLLGRGNLVEKMRRFIAIYDKTLKEQITNIARIDLRYANGLAVGWREPVAPTTAEPAVAKN
- the murG gene encoding undecaprenyldiphospho-muramoylpentapeptide beta-N-acetylglucosaminyltransferase, which codes for MGANVLIMAGGTGGHVFPALACAREFQSRGYTVHWLGTPRGIENELVPAAGLELHRIDASGLRGKGKLSLLKAPLMLLKSIWQARAIIRRLRPVCVVGFGGYVTGPGGVAAKLAGVPVIVHEQNAVAGTANRLLVPLAARVCEAFPDTFTLSSSRRTTGNPVRTELFLDTPRPALAGRKARLLVLGGSLGAEPLNKLLPEALSQVAPELRPEVFHQAGKNHDEVTAERYRAVGVEAQVQPFIKDMAQAYGWADLVVCRAGALTISELAAAGLPSMLVPLPHAIDDHQTRNADYLAREGAAFLMPQRTTGAADLAARLTEVLMQPQRLEDMARAARRLAKPDATARVVDTCLEVAHG
- a CDS encoding D-alanine--D-alanine ligase, whose protein sequence is MTAAYANLVSTLDPKAFGRVAVLFGGKSAEREVSLKSGNAVLQALQSAGVDAFGIDVGDDFLQRLLSEKIDRAFIILHGRGGEDGSMQGLLECLGIPYTGSGILASALAMDKLRTKQVWHSLGIPTPRHAVLACEADCISAATELGFPLIVKPAHEGSSIGMAKVNSLPELTAAWKDASSYDSQVLVEQWITGPEFTIATLRDQVLPPIALGTPHTFYDYDAKYVANDTQYRVPCGLDAAKEKELMDLTAKACEALGIAGWGRADVMQDAEGQFWFLEVNTAPGMTDHSLVPMAARAAGLDFQQLVLSILAASVGQQEPRG
- the lpxC gene encoding UDP-3-O-acyl-N-acetylglucosamine deacetylase, whose translation is MIKQRTLKNIIRATGVGLHSGEKVYLTLKPAPIDTGIVFCRADLDPVVQIPARAENVGETTMSTTLVNGDTKVDTVEHLLSAMAGLGIDNAYVELSASEVPIMDGSAGPFVFLIQSAGLEEQDAAKKFIRILREVTVEDGDKRATFVPFEGFKVSFEIDFDHPVFRDRTQSASVDFSSTSFVKEVSRARTFGFMSDIEYLRKHNLALGGSVENAIVVDSDGVLNEDGLRYEDEFVKHKILDAIGDLYLLGNSLIGEFKGFKSGHALNNQLLRKLIEQKDAWEVVTFEDASTAPISYMRPVAAV
- the ftsA gene encoding cell division protein FtsA codes for the protein MANVQSGKMIVGLDIGTSKVVALVGEVADDGTLVIVGIGTHPSRGLKKGVVVNIESTVQSIQRAIEEAQLMAGCRIHSAFVGVAGNHIRSLNSHGIVAIRDREVSSADLERVLDAAQAVAIPADQRVLHTLPQDYVIDNQEGVREPLGMSGVRLEAKVHVVTCAVNAAQNIEKCVRRCGLEIDDIILEQLASAYSVLTDDEKELGVCLVDIGGGTTDIAIFTEGAIRHTAVIPIAGDQVTNDIAMALRTPTQYAEEIKIRYACALAKLAGAGETIKVPSVGDRPPRELSRQALAEVVEPRYDELFTLIQAELRRSGYEDLIPAGIVLTGGTSKMEGAVELAEEIFHMPVRLGVPHGVKGLDDVVRNPIYSTGVGLLMYGLQKQSDGISFSGIGSRDSYSSEEPKAPLFERLQAWVKGNF